One window from the genome of Paraconexibacter algicola encodes:
- a CDS encoding ribonuclease R family protein, translating into MSARRGHGRQPRRGGSGGSGRGGRGGPGRGTGAWGRDGDGAPAPIRPFLVGTVARRGKLTFVEPLFERGRPLAVPPHHDARPGRLVVARTGAGGGRAAKPRIDRVLGDPTVARHVLEGLMVHRGLHRRFPPGVTTAAVQARDRVLGGEDPGAGARVDLRDLPTFTIDPVTAKDFDDAISARELEDGRARVWVHIADVSAFVRPGSPVDRIAMERGTSVYVPGLVEPMLPHALSDEACSLVPGEDRLAVTVELDLDGADVVRVAFHRSLVRSDARLDYDHVDRVLEGRATAAEPWGAPLAVARRVAAALQERRDAHGRALTVESSEPEFRFDRAGHVTALTPSVASEAHRLIEHLMIAANEQVARTLTERGLPTLYRIHEQPDPPRVERLLAQLAALDVPVPVVPDDLTPARAGALVAEVSRRVDEHVRARGHGRAALTSLVLRTLKQAAYSPQPTGHAGLGLRHYCHFTSPIRRSPDLVCHRALLASIGAGEEPPRAARLEEAGLWASARERDAMQVERAADDVARAFLLERRIFEGAGAREFDGEVVGLIGAGAFVAFGDGFEGFVPVRRLGDDWWELDPEGTALRSDGRSGAVRLGDPLRVRVRGIDAPRGRVDLEPS; encoded by the coding sequence GTGAGCGCCCGCCGCGGCCACGGCCGGCAGCCGCGACGCGGCGGCTCCGGCGGGTCGGGGCGCGGCGGCCGCGGCGGCCCGGGGCGCGGCACGGGTGCGTGGGGTCGCGACGGGGACGGTGCGCCCGCACCGATCCGCCCGTTCCTCGTCGGCACCGTCGCGCGCCGCGGGAAGCTGACGTTCGTCGAGCCGCTGTTCGAGCGCGGCCGGCCGCTCGCGGTGCCGCCCCACCACGACGCCCGGCCGGGTCGGCTCGTCGTTGCGCGCACCGGCGCGGGCGGCGGGCGCGCCGCGAAGCCGCGGATCGACCGGGTGCTCGGCGACCCGACGGTCGCCCGGCACGTCCTCGAGGGCCTCATGGTCCACCGCGGACTGCACCGGCGGTTCCCGCCCGGCGTGACCACCGCGGCCGTCCAGGCGCGGGACCGCGTGCTCGGCGGCGAGGACCCCGGGGCGGGGGCGCGCGTGGACCTGCGGGACCTGCCGACGTTCACGATCGACCCGGTCACCGCCAAGGACTTCGACGACGCGATCAGCGCCCGCGAGCTGGAGGACGGCCGCGCGCGCGTGTGGGTGCACATCGCCGACGTGAGCGCGTTCGTGCGGCCGGGGTCGCCGGTGGACCGCATCGCCATGGAACGCGGCACGAGCGTGTACGTGCCCGGCCTCGTCGAGCCGATGCTGCCGCACGCCCTCTCCGACGAGGCGTGCTCGCTCGTGCCGGGCGAGGACCGGCTCGCGGTGACCGTCGAGCTCGACCTCGACGGCGCCGACGTCGTGCGCGTCGCGTTCCACCGCTCGCTCGTGCGCAGCGACGCCCGCCTGGACTACGACCACGTCGACCGCGTGCTGGAGGGCCGCGCCACCGCCGCCGAGCCGTGGGGCGCGCCGCTGGCCGTCGCCCGTCGCGTCGCCGCCGCCCTGCAGGAGCGCCGCGACGCGCACGGCCGCGCGCTCACCGTCGAGTCCTCCGAGCCGGAGTTCCGCTTCGACCGGGCCGGGCACGTCACCGCGCTGACGCCGAGCGTCGCGTCGGAGGCGCACCGGCTGATCGAGCACCTGATGATCGCGGCCAACGAGCAGGTCGCCCGCACCCTCACCGAGCGCGGGCTCCCGACCCTGTACCGGATCCACGAGCAGCCCGACCCGCCGCGCGTCGAGCGGCTCCTCGCGCAGCTCGCCGCGCTCGACGTGCCGGTCCCCGTCGTGCCCGACGACCTGACCCCCGCGCGCGCCGGGGCCCTCGTCGCGGAGGTCTCGCGCCGCGTCGACGAGCACGTCCGGGCGCGCGGCCACGGTCGTGCCGCGCTCACGTCGCTGGTGCTCCGCACGCTCAAGCAGGCCGCGTACTCCCCGCAGCCCACCGGGCACGCCGGGCTCGGCCTGCGCCACTACTGCCACTTCACCTCCCCGATCCGCCGCTCGCCCGACCTCGTCTGCCACCGCGCGCTGCTCGCGTCGATCGGGGCGGGGGAGGAGCCGCCGCGCGCCGCGCGGCTCGAGGAGGCCGGCCTGTGGGCGTCCGCGCGCGAACGCGACGCGATGCAGGTCGAGCGCGCCGCCGACGACGTCGCCCGCGCGTTCCTGCTGGAGCGGCGGATCTTCGAGGGCGCGGGCGCCCGCGAGTTCGATGGGGAGGTCGTCGGCCTCATCGGCGCGGGGGCGTTCGTGGCGTTCGGCGACGGCTTCGAGGGCTTCGTGCCCGTGCGCCGGCTCGGCGACGACTGGTGGGAGCTCGACCCGGAAGGCACCGCCTTGCGGAGCGACGGGCGCAGCGGGGCCGTGCGCCTGGGCGACCCGCTGCGGGTCCGGGTACGCGGGATCGACGCACCCCGCGGACGGGTGGACCTGGAGCCGTCCTGA
- a CDS encoding FAD-binding oxidoreductase, translating into MPQAMKWWGWGLEGIEFTHEDKPQLAGFIRERIGLDITTATAKPARFEDLGVPEPTLPEALGDALRAAVGAEHVSVDPLDRVIHARGKSIRDLIRTRRADLPRVPDAVLRPGTEDEVAAVLAAALEHDAVVIPFGGGSSISGSIEPPAEETRPVLSVDMSRLDRVLAIDPASRLARVQAGVYGPELEQQLGAQGFTMGHFPDSFTHSTLGGWIATRSSGMQSDRYGDVADITKGLRVVTPTGTLVVQPNPTMSTGPSIREMVLGSEGRLGIITEATVQVRRLPAERTILGYLFPTFAAGLAAMEEIAASEYTPSVTRVSDAPETQFSFATRKASTLLDTVQSKALQLFLKKRKGYDLEQMCLSFIGYEGSPEHVKAQRKGVGRIVGRHGGLCIGASPGVLYDQKKFDTPYIRDFLLDRGAAADVSETAMPWSKLQAVHTAVTAAGHGAFAQLGVQGYLMCHLSHSYHAGACLYFTFAFPPSPGGDMLAEYDVVKQAIQQAFVDNGATLSHHHAVGTEHAQWLQEDISAPGVRLLGALFDGTDPGRNLNPGKIV; encoded by the coding sequence ATGCCGCAGGCGATGAAGTGGTGGGGCTGGGGCCTCGAGGGGATCGAGTTCACACACGAGGACAAGCCGCAGCTCGCCGGCTTCATCCGTGAGCGGATCGGCCTCGACATCACGACCGCGACCGCGAAGCCGGCCCGGTTCGAGGACCTCGGCGTGCCCGAGCCCACCCTCCCCGAGGCGCTGGGCGACGCGCTGCGGGCCGCGGTCGGGGCCGAGCACGTCTCGGTCGACCCGCTGGACCGCGTGATCCACGCGCGCGGCAAGTCCATCCGGGACCTGATCCGCACCCGCCGCGCCGACCTGCCGCGCGTCCCTGACGCCGTCCTGCGCCCGGGCACCGAGGACGAGGTCGCCGCGGTGCTGGCGGCCGCCCTTGAGCACGACGCGGTCGTCATCCCGTTCGGTGGCGGCTCCTCGATCTCCGGCAGCATCGAGCCACCCGCGGAGGAGACCCGGCCGGTCCTGTCGGTCGACATGAGCCGCCTGGACCGGGTGCTGGCGATCGACCCGGCGTCGCGGCTCGCGCGCGTCCAGGCCGGCGTGTACGGCCCCGAACTCGAGCAGCAGCTCGGCGCGCAGGGCTTCACGATGGGGCACTTCCCGGACTCCTTCACGCACTCGACGCTCGGCGGCTGGATCGCCACGCGCTCGTCGGGCATGCAGTCCGACCGCTACGGGGACGTCGCGGACATCACCAAGGGCCTGCGGGTCGTCACCCCGACGGGCACGCTCGTGGTGCAGCCCAACCCGACGATGTCGACCGGGCCGAGCATCCGCGAGATGGTCCTCGGCAGCGAGGGCCGGCTGGGGATCATCACCGAGGCGACCGTGCAGGTCCGCCGCCTGCCCGCCGAGCGCACGATCCTCGGCTACCTGTTCCCGACCTTCGCGGCCGGTCTCGCGGCGATGGAGGAGATCGCGGCCAGCGAGTACACCCCGTCGGTCACGCGCGTCTCCGACGCCCCGGAGACGCAGTTCTCGTTCGCCACCCGCAAGGCGTCGACGCTGCTGGACACCGTCCAGTCCAAGGCGCTGCAGCTGTTCCTGAAGAAGCGCAAGGGCTACGACCTCGAGCAGATGTGCCTGTCGTTCATCGGCTACGAGGGCTCGCCGGAGCACGTCAAGGCGCAGCGCAAGGGCGTCGGGCGGATCGTCGGCCGCCACGGCGGCCTGTGCATCGGCGCGAGCCCGGGCGTCCTGTACGACCAGAAGAAGTTCGACACGCCGTACATCCGCGACTTCCTGCTCGACCGCGGGGCCGCCGCCGACGTGTCGGAGACCGCGATGCCGTGGTCGAAGCTGCAGGCGGTCCACACGGCCGTGACCGCGGCCGGGCACGGCGCGTTCGCGCAGCTCGGCGTCCAGGGCTACCTGATGTGCCACCTGTCGCACAGCTACCACGCGGGCGCCTGCCTGTACTTCACGTTCGCGTTCCCGCCCTCGCCGGGCGGCGACATGCTCGCCGAGTACGACGTCGTCAAGCAGGCGATCCAGCAGGCGTTCGTCGACAACGGCGCGACGCTCTCCCACCACCACGCCGTCGGCACCGAGCACGCGCAGTGGCTGCAGGAGGACATCTCCGCGCCGGGCGTGCGGCTGCTCGGCGCGCTGTTCGACGGCACCGACCCGGGGCGCAACCTGAACCCCGGCAAGATCGTCTGA
- a CDS encoding lysophospholipid acyltransferase family protein: MYDTSWARTPPARLAREGIVCGVFDPLISFYCHRTVRGQEHLDGLDAPVLFVANHASHADTPVLLRSLPPRWRRRTAVAAAADYFYSKQHLAVSVSLAFGTIPLERRGGGLDEDATAHLRRLLDDRWSLVVYAEGTRSRDGSVGKLRTGAAVLAATYGLPIVPVHTAGTHVAMPTGRRWMERPSRLSRHPISVTFGAPIRATPQDDRFEVMEQVRVFLEQQGARTTPDPKLARRRAARAGADASEGAGGGEAA; this comes from the coding sequence ATGTACGACACGTCCTGGGCGCGGACCCCGCCGGCGCGGCTGGCCCGCGAGGGGATCGTCTGCGGGGTTTTCGACCCGCTGATCTCCTTCTACTGCCACCGCACCGTCCGCGGGCAGGAGCACCTGGACGGGCTCGACGCGCCGGTCCTGTTCGTCGCCAACCACGCCAGCCACGCGGACACCCCGGTGCTGCTGCGCTCGCTGCCGCCGCGCTGGCGGCGCCGCACCGCGGTGGCCGCCGCCGCGGACTACTTCTACTCCAAGCAGCACCTCGCGGTCAGCGTGTCGCTGGCGTTCGGCACGATCCCGCTGGAGCGCCGCGGCGGCGGCCTGGACGAGGACGCCACCGCGCACCTGCGCCGCCTGCTCGACGACCGCTGGTCGCTCGTCGTGTACGCAGAGGGCACCCGCTCCCGCGACGGGTCCGTCGGCAAGCTCCGCACCGGCGCCGCGGTGCTTGCCGCCACCTACGGGCTGCCGATCGTGCCCGTGCACACCGCGGGCACCCACGTGGCGATGCCGACCGGCCGGCGCTGGATGGAGCGGCCCTCGCGGCTCTCGCGCCACCCGATCTCCGTGACGTTCGGGGCCCCGATCCGCGCCACGCCGCAGGACGACCGCTTCGAGGTCATGGAGCAGGTCCGCGTGTTCCTCGAGCAGCAGGGGGCGCGCACGACACCGGACCCGAAGCTCGCCCGTCGCCGCGCCGCCCGGGCGGGCGCCGACGCCTCCGAGGGTGCGGGCGGGGGAGAGGCGGCCTGA
- a CDS encoding SDR family NAD(P)-dependent oxidoreductase — MARVFLTGGGGFIGGQLTRRLVERGDEVVGLARTDDAAAALQALGARVVRGDVLDAAAVAQGLAGCDVVHHVAGVNSHCPKDPERLLAVNVRGTETVVREAAAAGVRRVVFTSSAASLGEAHGTVGTEDSPHRGSYLSVYDRSKHEAERVAFATAQRDGVEVVALNPSSVQGPPRRGGNGAIIIAYLNGRLRAFVDTYVSVVDVQDVVAAHVLAETAGTPGSRYVLNGATITSTEALLLVSELAGVGGKVPMVPPALARGTATLVERALAVTGRTSPICRARVDTILHGHRYDGSRATRELGLQYTPVRETFRRTMEWAVAEGLVTRPLPGAATA, encoded by the coding sequence ATGGCGCGCGTCTTCCTGACCGGCGGTGGTGGGTTCATCGGCGGGCAGCTCACGCGGCGGCTCGTGGAGCGCGGCGACGAGGTCGTCGGGCTGGCCCGCACCGATGACGCGGCCGCCGCCCTGCAGGCGCTCGGTGCGCGGGTGGTGCGCGGCGACGTCCTCGACGCGGCCGCGGTCGCCCAGGGCCTCGCGGGCTGCGACGTCGTCCACCACGTCGCCGGCGTCAACTCGCACTGCCCCAAGGATCCCGAGCGGCTGCTGGCGGTCAACGTCCGCGGGACCGAGACGGTCGTGCGCGAGGCCGCCGCGGCCGGGGTCCGGCGCGTCGTCTTCACCTCGTCGGCCGCGTCGCTCGGGGAGGCGCACGGCACGGTCGGGACCGAGGACTCCCCGCACCGCGGCAGCTACCTCTCCGTCTACGACCGCAGCAAGCACGAGGCCGAGCGGGTCGCGTTCGCGACCGCGCAGCGCGACGGGGTCGAGGTCGTGGCGCTGAACCCGTCCTCGGTGCAGGGGCCGCCGCGGCGGGGCGGCAACGGGGCGATCATCATCGCCTACCTCAACGGCCGCCTGCGCGCGTTCGTCGACACCTACGTGAGCGTCGTGGACGTGCAGGACGTCGTCGCGGCGCACGTGCTCGCGGAGACCGCCGGGACGCCCGGGTCGCGCTACGTCCTCAACGGCGCGACGATCACGTCGACCGAGGCGCTGCTGCTGGTCTCCGAGCTCGCCGGGGTTGGCGGGAAGGTGCCGATGGTGCCGCCCGCGCTCGCCCGCGGGACCGCGACGCTCGTCGAGCGCGCCCTCGCCGTCACCGGTCGCACCTCGCCGATCTGCCGCGCGCGCGTCGACACGATCCTCCACGGGCACCGCTACGACGGCTCGCGCGCGACCCGCGAGCTGGGGCTGCAGTACACGCCGGTGCGCGAGACGTTCCGCCGCACGATGGAGTGGGCGGTCGCCGAGGGGCTCGTGACGCGTCCGCTGCCGGGCGCGGCCACCGCGTAG
- the smpB gene encoding SsrA-binding protein SmpB produces the protein MSKGKRKMASGDVATNRQAAFRFDFLDTLECGIVLRGSEVKSLRVGTAQIKDGYAAVSGGELWLHNVHIPPYGPASRENHQPERPRKLLLKARELEKLQLQVKEKGLTLVPTRLYFKGPRAKVEIALGRGKNAYDKRESIKKRDQERETQRALRDAGYA, from the coding sequence ATGTCCAAGGGCAAGCGCAAGATGGCCTCAGGGGACGTGGCGACCAACCGGCAGGCCGCGTTCCGCTTCGACTTCCTCGACACGCTCGAGTGCGGCATCGTGCTGCGCGGCTCCGAGGTGAAGTCGCTGCGCGTCGGCACCGCCCAGATCAAGGACGGGTACGCCGCGGTCTCCGGTGGCGAGCTGTGGCTGCACAACGTGCACATCCCGCCGTACGGTCCCGCGTCCCGCGAGAACCACCAGCCGGAGCGGCCGCGCAAGCTGCTGCTCAAGGCCCGCGAGCTCGAGAAGCTGCAGCTCCAGGTCAAGGAGAAGGGCCTGACGCTCGTGCCGACCCGCCTGTACTTCAAGGGGCCGCGCGCGAAGGTCGAGATCGCGCTCGGTCGCGGCAAGAACGCCTACGACAAGCGCGAGTCGATCAAGAAGCGCGACCAGGAGCGCGAGACCCAGCGCGCCCTGCGCGACGCCGGCTACGCCTGA
- a CDS encoding site-2 protease family protein — MSPPGHPPTPPAGWLPPAAAPDPARLPDAAAGTGPDDRPDSPAGVPSDPPPRPDGWRRYVGPVAVVGAFLLKFGKVAFVALKGAKFLTTSLSMLVSIAAYSLIWGIWFAIGFVVLLLVHELGHGLQMRREGIKTSPIVFVPFMGAVIAMKDLPKDAAMEARVGLAGPVLGSLAAALCLVPYALTGDEFWRALAFVGFFLNLFNLAPVTPLDGGRAIAALTPWMWFVGLGLVFVMVFTFPSPILILIALLGAFDVYTRWKRRAEPGGREYYRVPKGTRARVAAVYVTLLVALAVGMDATFLERDLDDV; from the coding sequence ATGAGCCCCCCGGGCCACCCACCGACCCCGCCGGCGGGCTGGCTGCCACCGGCCGCCGCGCCGGACCCGGCGCGGCTGCCCGACGCGGCGGCGGGCACCGGCCCCGACGACCGGCCCGACTCGCCCGCGGGCGTCCCGTCCGACCCGCCGCCGCGCCCCGACGGCTGGCGGCGATACGTCGGCCCGGTCGCGGTCGTCGGCGCGTTCCTGCTGAAGTTCGGGAAGGTCGCGTTCGTCGCGCTGAAGGGCGCGAAGTTCCTCACCACGAGCCTGTCGATGCTCGTGTCGATCGCGGCGTACTCGCTGATCTGGGGGATCTGGTTCGCGATCGGCTTCGTCGTGCTGCTGCTCGTGCACGAGCTCGGGCACGGCCTGCAGATGCGCCGCGAGGGGATCAAGACGTCCCCGATCGTCTTCGTCCCGTTCATGGGCGCGGTCATCGCCATGAAGGACCTCCCCAAGGACGCAGCGATGGAGGCGCGCGTCGGCCTCGCCGGGCCGGTGCTCGGGTCGCTCGCCGCGGCGCTGTGCCTCGTCCCCTACGCGCTGACCGGCGACGAGTTCTGGCGGGCGCTGGCGTTCGTCGGGTTCTTCCTGAACCTGTTCAACCTCGCGCCCGTCACGCCGCTGGACGGCGGTCGCGCGATCGCCGCGCTGACGCCGTGGATGTGGTTCGTCGGGCTCGGGCTCGTGTTCGTGATGGTCTTCACGTTCCCCAGCCCGATCCTCATCCTCATCGCGCTGCTCGGCGCCTTCGACGTGTACACGCGCTGGAAGCGGCGCGCCGAGCCCGGCGGCCGCGAGTACTACCGCGTCCCGAAGGGCACCCGGGCGCGCGTCGCCGCCGTGTACGTGACGCTGCTCGTGGCGTTGGCGGTCGGCATGGACGCCACGTTCCTCGAGCGCGACCTCGACGACGTCTGA
- a CDS encoding M3 family oligoendopeptidase, translating to MSTTELDVAWNLEDLVDGEGAAGVDRQLDEATSRASAFAQRYAGKVAQLDGPGLAEAMAELAAITDLVGRAGSYASLQFSADTQKPEHGALMQKVQERGTVIETTLVFFDLEWAAIDDARAEELLQADGLEQCRHHLRTARAYRPYLLSEPEEKLLAEKAVSGRDAWSRLFSELTSALQVHLPDQDEPVALDVALSRLQAGDREVRRTAAEAVTAALEPGLRTRAYLFNTLLHDKAVDDRLRGFPSWISSRNLSNEASDESVQALVDAVKGAYDIPRRWYTLKAKLLGIDRIADYDRAASVTGDEEQIPWEDAKDLVLESFNDFSPVLGDTARRFFDERWIDAPVRPGKRGGAFCAYTTPTVHPYVLLNYTSLRRDVLTLAHELGHGLHAALAIPRGPFEQHTPLTVCETASVFGETLVFKRLLGQADTPESRLSLLAGNLEDGIATVFRQVAMNQFEHAVHTARREEGELSVERFGDLWHQTQHDLLGDAVELTDGYRSWWSYIPHFIGSPGYVYAYAYGQLLALSVYRRYEEEGASFVPAYVDMLAAGGSRSPEELGKIAGLDLTDPGFWTAGLALVRQRLEEAEEAAEAVLATRG from the coding sequence ATGAGCACCACTGAGCTGGACGTCGCCTGGAACCTCGAGGACCTCGTCGACGGCGAGGGCGCCGCCGGTGTCGACCGGCAGCTGGACGAGGCGACGAGCCGCGCCTCCGCGTTCGCGCAGCGGTACGCCGGGAAGGTCGCGCAGCTCGACGGGCCGGGTCTCGCCGAGGCGATGGCCGAGCTGGCCGCGATCACCGACCTCGTCGGCCGCGCCGGCAGCTACGCGTCGCTGCAGTTCAGCGCCGACACGCAGAAGCCCGAGCACGGCGCGCTGATGCAGAAGGTCCAGGAGCGCGGGACCGTGATCGAGACGACGCTCGTGTTCTTCGACCTCGAGTGGGCGGCGATCGACGACGCGCGCGCCGAGGAGCTGCTGCAGGCCGACGGCCTCGAGCAGTGCCGTCACCACCTGCGCACCGCGCGCGCCTACCGGCCCTACCTCCTCTCCGAGCCGGAGGAGAAGCTCCTGGCCGAGAAGGCGGTCAGCGGCCGTGACGCCTGGTCGCGCCTGTTCAGCGAGCTGACCAGCGCCCTGCAGGTCCACCTCCCCGACCAGGACGAGCCGGTCGCGCTCGACGTGGCGCTCAGCCGCCTGCAGGCCGGGGACCGCGAGGTGCGCCGCACCGCCGCCGAGGCCGTCACCGCGGCGCTCGAGCCCGGGCTGCGCACGCGCGCCTACCTCTTCAACACGCTGCTGCACGACAAGGCGGTCGACGACCGGCTGCGCGGCTTCCCCTCCTGGATCTCCTCGCGCAACCTCTCCAACGAGGCCAGCGACGAGTCCGTGCAGGCGCTCGTCGACGCCGTCAAGGGCGCCTACGACATCCCGCGCCGCTGGTACACGCTGAAGGCGAAGCTGCTGGGGATCGACCGGATCGCCGACTACGACCGGGCCGCGTCGGTCACCGGGGACGAGGAGCAGATCCCCTGGGAGGACGCCAAGGACCTCGTGCTCGAGTCGTTCAACGACTTCTCCCCCGTGCTCGGCGACACCGCCCGCCGGTTCTTCGACGAGCGCTGGATCGACGCGCCCGTGCGGCCCGGCAAGCGGGGCGGGGCGTTCTGCGCGTACACGACGCCGACCGTGCACCCGTACGTGCTGCTGAACTACACGTCGCTGCGCCGCGACGTCCTGACGCTCGCGCACGAGCTCGGCCACGGGCTGCACGCCGCGCTGGCGATCCCGCGCGGCCCGTTCGAGCAGCACACGCCCCTGACGGTCTGCGAGACCGCCTCCGTGTTCGGGGAGACGCTCGTCTTCAAGCGCCTGCTCGGGCAGGCCGACACGCCCGAGTCGCGGCTGTCGCTGCTCGCCGGCAACCTCGAGGACGGCATCGCCACCGTGTTCCGGCAGGTCGCGATGAACCAGTTCGAGCACGCGGTCCACACCGCGCGCCGGGAGGAGGGCGAGCTGTCGGTCGAGCGGTTCGGGGACCTCTGGCACCAGACCCAGCACGACCTGCTCGGCGACGCCGTCGAGCTGACCGACGGGTACCGCAGCTGGTGGTCCTACATCCCGCACTTCATCGGCTCCCCCGGCTACGTGTACGCGTACGCCTACGGGCAGCTGCTGGCCCTGAGCGTGTACCGCCGCTACGAGGAGGAGGGCGCGTCGTTCGTCCCCGCCTACGTCGACATGCTCGCCGCGGGCGGCTCCAGGAGCCCCGAGGAGCTCGGGAAGATCGCCGGCCTGGACCTCACCGACCCCGGCTTCTGGACCGCGGGCCTCGCGCTCGTGCGTCAGCGCCTGGAGGAGGCGGAGGAGGCCGCCGAGGCGGTCCTCGCCACCCGCGGATGA
- a CDS encoding copper amine oxidase — translation MRKLFLSLFAMMFIATGLVVAGCGDDDDNSSSSSSTATQTDGGTADAALGTESGAAELRATLTSTLDEHVYLAAIAIGQGLGNGLDSGEFKAAAATLDKNSVALSDAIGSVYGEDAGKAFLPLWRKHIGFFVDYAKAKATKDDAAAEKAAKDLDGYRTDFGAFLNGANPNLPTEAVAEELKPHVESVFAVVRAAATGSPKVYERIVEAASHMPNTANVLAGGIVKQFPDKFSGATDAGASELRALLTDQLVGHEYLAGIAIVTGVTEGLDSGAFKAAAEALDTNSVALSESIGSVYGDDAAKAFLPLWRKHIGFFVDYTKAKAEKDDAAAEKAAEELDGYRTDFGAFLEGANPNLPADAVAEALKPHVEATFAAIDSVVAGDGKAFDLLQTAASHMPMIANTLAGGIAKQFPDKFPAS, via the coding sequence ATGCGCAAGCTGTTCCTGAGCCTGTTCGCGATGATGTTCATCGCGACGGGCCTCGTGGTCGCCGGCTGCGGTGACGACGACGACAACTCGTCGTCGTCGTCCAGCACGGCGACCCAGACCGACGGCGGCACCGCCGACGCGGCCCTCGGCACCGAGTCCGGCGCCGCCGAGCTCCGTGCCACGCTGACGTCGACGCTCGACGAGCACGTCTACCTCGCCGCGATCGCCATCGGTCAGGGCCTGGGCAACGGGCTCGACTCGGGCGAGTTCAAGGCCGCCGCGGCGACCCTGGACAAGAACTCGGTCGCGCTGTCCGACGCCATCGGCTCGGTCTACGGCGAGGACGCCGGCAAGGCGTTCCTGCCGCTCTGGCGCAAGCACATCGGCTTCTTCGTCGACTACGCGAAGGCCAAGGCCACCAAGGACGACGCGGCCGCCGAGAAGGCCGCCAAGGACCTCGACGGCTACCGCACCGACTTCGGCGCGTTCCTGAACGGCGCGAACCCGAACCTCCCGACCGAGGCGGTCGCCGAGGAGCTCAAGCCCCACGTCGAGTCCGTCTTCGCGGTCGTCCGCGCGGCGGCCACCGGCTCGCCGAAGGTCTACGAGCGCATCGTCGAGGCGGCGTCGCACATGCCGAACACGGCGAACGTCCTCGCGGGCGGCATCGTCAAGCAGTTCCCCGACAAGTTCTCGGGCGCGACCGACGCGGGCGCCTCCGAGCTCCGCGCGCTCCTGACCGACCAGCTCGTCGGCCATGAGTACCTGGCGGGCATCGCCATCGTCACGGGCGTGACCGAGGGCCTCGACTCCGGTGCCTTCAAGGCCGCCGCCGAGGCGCTGGACACGAACTCCGTCGCCCTGAGCGAGTCGATCGGCTCGGTCTACGGTGACGACGCCGCCAAGGCGTTCCTGCCCCTGTGGCGCAAGCACATCGGCTTCTTCGTGGACTACACGAAGGCCAAGGCGGAGAAGGACGACGCCGCTGCCGAGAAGGCCGCCGAGGAGCTCGACGGCTACCGCACGGACTTCGGCGCGTTCCTCGAGGGCGCGAACCCGAACCTCCCGGCCGACGCGGTCGCCGAGGCCCTGAAGCCGCACGTCGAGGCGACGTTCGCCGCCATCGACTCGGTCGTCGCGGGCGACGGCAAGGCGTTCGACCTGCTGCAGACGGCGGCGTCGCACATGCCGATGATCGCCAACACCCTCGCGGGTGGCATCGCCAAGCAGTTCCCGGACAAGTTCCCGGCCTCGTAG
- a CDS encoding collagen-like protein, which translates to MKKSSAPLAVALVMSLALGATAVAAKLITGKDIKNGSIGLVDLSASAKKGLAGEDGRDGAAGAPGAKGDQGATGDRGAVGPAGAAGRQGPVGGNGAPGPQGATGADGQSGPIGPQWPTDAAGQSGAAGPTGPTGPAGATGQDAVSLFVEGVTDTAAPIASSSPAPVIAPGATGVAEVDFPANLNGCSVFANTKKLSVRAGANIVNEADGVVEVRVGSHADLTPTDEQFKLLVVCP; encoded by the coding sequence ATGAAGAAGAGCTCGGCGCCGCTGGCGGTGGCGCTCGTGATGTCGCTGGCCCTCGGCGCCACGGCCGTCGCCGCGAAGCTGATCACCGGCAAGGACATCAAGAACGGCTCGATCGGCCTGGTCGATCTGTCGGCATCGGCGAAGAAGGGGCTGGCCGGCGAGGACGGCCGCGACGGAGCGGCCGGTGCTCCGGGCGCGAAGGGCGACCAGGGAGCCACGGGCGATCGGGGCGCGGTCGGTCCGGCCGGGGCCGCCGGCCGGCAGGGCCCCGTCGGCGGGAACGGCGCCCCCGGCCCGCAGGGCGCCACGGGCGCTGACGGCCAGAGCGGCCCGATCGGCCCGCAGTGGCCCACCGATGCGGCCGGCCAGTCCGGCGCGGCCGGCCCGACGGGCCCGACGGGTCCCGCGGGCGCGACCGGTCAGGACGCCGTGTCACTGTTTGTCGAGGGCGTCACCGACACCGCGGCGCCGATCGCGTCGTCGTCGCCGGCTCCGGTCATCGCACCCGGCGCCACCGGTGTCGCCGAGGTCGACTTCCCCGCGAACCTGAACGGCTGCTCGGTGTTCGCGAACACGAAGAAGCTGTCCGTCCGCGCGGGCGCCAACATCGTGAACGAGGCCGATGGCGTCGTCGAGGTCCGGGTCGGCTCCCACGCCGACCTGACGCCCACCGACGAGCAGTTCAAGCTGCTCGTCGTCTGCCCCTAG